One stretch of Malus domestica chromosome 14, GDT2T_hap1 DNA includes these proteins:
- the LOC103455130 gene encoding metal transporter Nramp7.2-like isoform X2, with protein sequence MENKIQDQQQRTSTDGASKRISAIYSEPTPPPPSEHFDLDLDHNTDPKDEPQPGLRKFLAHVGPGFLVSLAYLDPGNLETDLQAGANHRYELLWVILIGLIFALIIQSLSANLGVITGKHLSELCKAEYPPFVKYCLWLLAEVAVIAADIPEVIGTAFALNILFNIPVWTGVLLTGFSTLLLLGLQKYGVRKLEMLIAVLVFVMAACFFGEMSYVKPPASGVLKGMFIPKLSGQGATGDAIALLGALIMPHNLFLHSALVLSRKIPKSVRGMNDACRYFLIESGFALFVAFLINVAIISVSGTVCHQSNLSDKNNDTCSDLTLNSASFLLQNVLGRSSKILYAIALLASGQSSTITGTYAGQFVMQGFLDIKMKKWARNLMTRCIAITPSLIVSIIGGSSGAGRLIIIASMILSFELPFALIPLLKFSGSATKMGPHKNSIYIIVISWIIGMAIIGINIYYLSTGFVGWIIHSSLPKVATVFIGILVFPIMAIYILAVLYLALRKDSVVTFVEPTKNDPAAQNQMENGLPNYGEPPVPFREDLADISLPQ encoded by the exons ATGGAAAACAAAATACAAGATCAGCAACAGAGAACGAGTACAGATGGAGCTTCCAAACGCATATCAGCCATCTATTCAGAAcccacaccaccaccacccagcGAACACTTTGATCTTGACCTTGATCATAATACTGACCCTAAGGATGAGCCTCAG CCTGGATTGAGAAAGTTTCTAGCACATGTTGGCCCTGGCTTCCTTGTCTCTTTGGCTTACCTTGATCCAGGCAACT TGGAAACTGATCTCCAAGCTGGAGCAAATCACAGATACGAG CTGCTATGGGTGATTCTTATTGGATTGATCTTCGCTCTCATAATACAGTCTCTCTCAGCAAACCTTGGTGTGATAACTG GGAAACATTTGTCAGAATTATGCAAGGCGGAATACCCACCATTTGTGAAGTATTGTTTGTGGTTGCTAGCAGAAGTAGCCGTCATAGCGGCTGACATACCCGAAG TTATTGGCACAGCGTTTGCCCTAAATATACTGTTCAATATTCCAGTTTGGACTGGAGTACTCTTAACTGGTTTCAGTACTCTTCTCCTTCTTGGCCTGCAGAAATATGGG GTGAGGAAGCTGGAAATGCTGATAGCAGTGCTGGTGTTTGTGATGGCTGCCTGTTTCTTTGGGGAAATGAGTTATGTGAAGCCTCCGGCATCCGGTGTGCTCAAAGGCATGTTCATCCCTAAGCTCAGCGGCCAGGGAGCCACCGGAGATGCCATTGCCCTCTTGGGTGCCCTTATTATGCC GCACAATCTTTTTCTCCACTCAGCTCTTGTGCTTTCAAGGAAAATTCCAAAATCTGTCCGTGGCATGAAC gATGCATGTCGATATTTCTTGATAGAGAGTGGATTTGCATTATTTGTAGCATTTTTAATCAATGTTGCTATTATCTCCGTATCCGGCACTGTTTGCCATCAGAGCAACCTCTCGGATAAGAACAACGACACATGCAGTGATCTTACTCTCAATTCTGCTTCCTTTCTTCTCCAG AATGTGTTGGGACGATCAAGCAAAATCTTGTATGCCATTGCTCTATTAGCCTCAGGCCAAAGCTCCACGATTACAGGCACTTACGCAGGACAATTTGTCATGCAG GGTTTCTTGGACATTAAGATGAAAAAATGGGCTAGAAACTTAATGACGAGGTGCATTGCCATTACACCAAGCCTCATTGTTTCCATTATCGGCGGATCTTCAGGAGCAGGAAGGCTCATTATCATTGCATCG atgataCTATCTTTTGAGCTCCCATTTGCTCTAATTCCACTCCTCAAATTCAGCGGTAGTGCCACCAAAATGGGACCCCACAAGAATTCAATCTAT ATCATTGTGATATCATGGATTATAGGAATGGCAATCATAGGCATCAACATCTACTACCTCAGCACAGGATTTGTAGGGTGGATAATCCACAGCAGTCTACCCAAAGTTGCAACTGTGTTCATTGGGATCTTGGTGTTCCCTATCATGGCCATTTACATCCTTGCAGTCCTTTACCTAGCCCTAAGAAAAGACAGTGTGGTAACTTTTGTTGAGCCCACAAAGAACGACCCAGCAGCCCAAAACCAAATGGAAAATGGGCTTCCCAACTATGGTGAGCCCCCAGTGCCTTTCAGAGAGGACTTGGCTGATATATCTTTACCTCAATAG
- the LOC103455130 gene encoding metal transporter Nramp7.2-like isoform X1 — MENKIQDQQQRTSTDGASKRISAIYSEPTPPPPSEHFDLDLDHNTDPKDEPQKPGLRKFLAHVGPGFLVSLAYLDPGNLETDLQAGANHRYELLWVILIGLIFALIIQSLSANLGVITGKHLSELCKAEYPPFVKYCLWLLAEVAVIAADIPEVIGTAFALNILFNIPVWTGVLLTGFSTLLLLGLQKYGVRKLEMLIAVLVFVMAACFFGEMSYVKPPASGVLKGMFIPKLSGQGATGDAIALLGALIMPHNLFLHSALVLSRKIPKSVRGMNDACRYFLIESGFALFVAFLINVAIISVSGTVCHQSNLSDKNNDTCSDLTLNSASFLLQNVLGRSSKILYAIALLASGQSSTITGTYAGQFVMQGFLDIKMKKWARNLMTRCIAITPSLIVSIIGGSSGAGRLIIIASMILSFELPFALIPLLKFSGSATKMGPHKNSIYIIVISWIIGMAIIGINIYYLSTGFVGWIIHSSLPKVATVFIGILVFPIMAIYILAVLYLALRKDSVVTFVEPTKNDPAAQNQMENGLPNYGEPPVPFREDLADISLPQ, encoded by the exons ATGGAAAACAAAATACAAGATCAGCAACAGAGAACGAGTACAGATGGAGCTTCCAAACGCATATCAGCCATCTATTCAGAAcccacaccaccaccacccagcGAACACTTTGATCTTGACCTTGATCATAATACTGACCCTAAGGATGAGCCTCAG AAGCCTGGATTGAGAAAGTTTCTAGCACATGTTGGCCCTGGCTTCCTTGTCTCTTTGGCTTACCTTGATCCAGGCAACT TGGAAACTGATCTCCAAGCTGGAGCAAATCACAGATACGAG CTGCTATGGGTGATTCTTATTGGATTGATCTTCGCTCTCATAATACAGTCTCTCTCAGCAAACCTTGGTGTGATAACTG GGAAACATTTGTCAGAATTATGCAAGGCGGAATACCCACCATTTGTGAAGTATTGTTTGTGGTTGCTAGCAGAAGTAGCCGTCATAGCGGCTGACATACCCGAAG TTATTGGCACAGCGTTTGCCCTAAATATACTGTTCAATATTCCAGTTTGGACTGGAGTACTCTTAACTGGTTTCAGTACTCTTCTCCTTCTTGGCCTGCAGAAATATGGG GTGAGGAAGCTGGAAATGCTGATAGCAGTGCTGGTGTTTGTGATGGCTGCCTGTTTCTTTGGGGAAATGAGTTATGTGAAGCCTCCGGCATCCGGTGTGCTCAAAGGCATGTTCATCCCTAAGCTCAGCGGCCAGGGAGCCACCGGAGATGCCATTGCCCTCTTGGGTGCCCTTATTATGCC GCACAATCTTTTTCTCCACTCAGCTCTTGTGCTTTCAAGGAAAATTCCAAAATCTGTCCGTGGCATGAAC gATGCATGTCGATATTTCTTGATAGAGAGTGGATTTGCATTATTTGTAGCATTTTTAATCAATGTTGCTATTATCTCCGTATCCGGCACTGTTTGCCATCAGAGCAACCTCTCGGATAAGAACAACGACACATGCAGTGATCTTACTCTCAATTCTGCTTCCTTTCTTCTCCAG AATGTGTTGGGACGATCAAGCAAAATCTTGTATGCCATTGCTCTATTAGCCTCAGGCCAAAGCTCCACGATTACAGGCACTTACGCAGGACAATTTGTCATGCAG GGTTTCTTGGACATTAAGATGAAAAAATGGGCTAGAAACTTAATGACGAGGTGCATTGCCATTACACCAAGCCTCATTGTTTCCATTATCGGCGGATCTTCAGGAGCAGGAAGGCTCATTATCATTGCATCG atgataCTATCTTTTGAGCTCCCATTTGCTCTAATTCCACTCCTCAAATTCAGCGGTAGTGCCACCAAAATGGGACCCCACAAGAATTCAATCTAT ATCATTGTGATATCATGGATTATAGGAATGGCAATCATAGGCATCAACATCTACTACCTCAGCACAGGATTTGTAGGGTGGATAATCCACAGCAGTCTACCCAAAGTTGCAACTGTGTTCATTGGGATCTTGGTGTTCCCTATCATGGCCATTTACATCCTTGCAGTCCTTTACCTAGCCCTAAGAAAAGACAGTGTGGTAACTTTTGTTGAGCCCACAAAGAACGACCCAGCAGCCCAAAACCAAATGGAAAATGGGCTTCCCAACTATGGTGAGCCCCCAGTGCCTTTCAGAGAGGACTTGGCTGATATATCTTTACCTCAATAG